The nucleotide sequence GTTTTGAGCCGCTCTCAGGCCACGTCTAAAGCTCTCATCGGCGAAGCGTTTGCGGGCATCGTCAATTCCCACCGCTATAGTGCCTACAATTGGATTGCTTTGAATCAACGGCAACTGTGCTGGGCGCATCTCAAACGAGACCTCACCGCCATCGCTGAGCGCAGCGGTGTGTCTCAAGAGATTGGTGAAGCTCTACTGCGTCGCGAGCGACGGCTGTTTGGCTGGTGGCATCAATGCAGAGCAGGGACTTTGTCTCGCTCAAGCTTGATGGCCTGCGTCGAGCACTTACGGGCTGGCTTCAAAGCTGAGCTAGAAGCAGCGGCAGCCTTACCCATTGCCAATGGTGAAACAACGCCGCTGGCCAAAACGGTGCGCACTTGCTGCAAGTTGTTGACACTCGAGCCTGCCTTATGGACGTTTGTCTACACTGCGGGCATAGAACCGACCAATAATGCAGCGGAGCGGGCCTTGCGACCTCGGCGATCTCCTCGCTTGGCACTGGCGCGATCGCACTGATTGGTTCTGGGGCATTAACTTAGCCGTCTATTACAAACTCAATACACCTGCTATTGTCCCGGATGGCTTCTTGAGTCTGGGGGTGGAACAGTTCGATCGCTCGGATGGCAGACAGAGCTATGTGGTCTGGCATGAGGGGGCGCTCCCGATTCTGGTGGTGGAATACGTCTCTCGCAGCTACGGGCAAGAGTACGGCTCCAAGATGAAAGACTACGCCAGTATCGGAGTGTTGTACTACGCGATCTACAATCCCGTTTACTGTTCCCGCAAACGGCGTCAGCCCCTAGAGATTTACCGACTCGAAGGCGATCGCTATGTCTTGCTGGAGGGGGACCCTGTTTGGTTGCCCGAGATTGGCTTGGGCTTGGGCAGGGAGTTTGGCACTTACCGAAATTGCCAGAGAGAGTGGCTGTATTGGTACGACCGAGAGGGGAATCGACTGACGGCACCTGCAGAGGTGGCCGAGCAGGAACGACTGTTGCGCGAGCAGGAAAGCCAACGGGCCGAACGGGAACGATTGTTGCGCGAACAGGAGAGCCAGCGGGCCGAACGGGAACGACAGTTACGCGAACAACTGCTGGACAAACTCCGGCAAAAGGGAATCGATCCAGATACGCTCTAGGTCTCGAACATAAACCTCGTCCATGTTGAGACCTGGAGTTTTCAGACATTGCACTCAGCCCCCTAAATCCCCCACCAGTGGGGGACTGTTGATGGGTTTCTGGATGGGACCACTGCTGCTGAGGGCCTTCCACCAACCGCGCCTGAACGGCTGGGTATTTGAGCAGATGATAGTCACGACCCCGCAGCAGATAGCCCAATTCAGCCGATTGAACAATGCTGAGTAGACTGGGACTGCCATACAAGCCATCCAATCGCACTAAAGCCGTTGCCTCGGGTAACTGATGATGCAGCAAGTAAGCTTGGATGACTCGACAGGATTGCTTGAGTTCCTCCACTACATCACCACATTGCCAGGGCCTGCGAAAGCGTTGCCGCGTGGTCTGACTGTGCCGTCCACGTCAAACACTAGGTAGCGATCGCCTTGCCGGTCATACAAACCCACCTCGGAGGAGGGGGGAATGCTATGAGCCAACAAATCTTGTTCAAATAGGTCTCGAATGTCAAACTGACGTTGAAAAAGAGAGCATTTCTCCAGCGATAAAATGAAAGTAAGGGGGGTGTTGGAGGGTGTTCGATATGTTGTATGACGAAGGTGTAGCGACCGATCTCGCCCAAGCCCCATGCTTGGCTGAATTTTGGCGAAATGCAGAAGCTGAATCCTCTACCGTGCTGGCTTCCAAGCCAGAAAAACAAGAACGCAAATACTGGGAAGACAAGCTAAAAGACGTACAGGAGCAATGCGAAGACTTGGCTCCAATCAGTGAGGGAGAAATATCTAAAACTTCCGACCAGTTTTGGAGAAATATTGTGCATTTTGCTTACGAAAAGTTGCGCGAAGATCTAGACGATGCCGAGCGGAAATACTGGACGGCCTGTCTGGCAGAAGCACACACTCAAAGAATGCTGCTGCACAGACCGAGAAGTGCTTCAGAGCACCTCGGTTAGCCGGTTTGCGATCGCGTCACTCGAGGTCGATCGCGAGTGGATTCGTTGAAGGGCGATCGCTACAGCAGCCAGGTTTGTTTGGAAAAGTCCTCGCCATCCTGCGAGGGATTGAGGGGGGGACCGACTGGTCGGCGACCGTAGGGGCCTTGCTCGGCGGGGAGGACGGGTTTGGCCAGCTTAGCGGATTTGGCAGGCACAGCCGGTTGAGCAGTTCTGTCTGGAATGCCGGGGCGAGTCGGTATCGGCCTCCGACCCAAAGTTGGCTGCTGCTTGAGGGCCGCGTTTTCTGCTTCTAGTGTGGCGATTTTCTGCTGCGATTCATCGAGTTCGGCTTTCAATCCATTGGCCTTGTCGAGATAGCTGCGCAGTTCTTCGACATAGCCTTCTTTATCGTTGAGTTGGGCCTGCAAATTTTCCACTTCGGCTTGCGAGTCCGCCAGTGCCGCTTTCAGATCTTTTATCATGCCGAGCAGGTCGGCTTTGGTGGGCGATCGCCGCGGGGTTTGCGTTTGGGTAGCCGTTTGAGTATTGCTTGATTCAGACATTGTTTTAGCTTCAGCCTCGCTTGTGGATATAGAGTCTTGCGGTGTAGGCCCGTTGAGGTGCTCGGATTCTTCTTTGAGTAAGTCGGATAGTCGCCGTTTTGCCATTAATTCCTCCAATCCCGCTGAAGCTCTTCGGCCACGCGGCGGTAATCTGCTTGGGCTTCGCGAGCCTGTTTGCCCTTCCACTGCAAGATAGTCATGCCCTCTAACGCCGCCCGCTCGTGAGCTTTGTAAGCTCTGACAAAGGCATGAAAAGCGGGAATGCCCAAGTCGAGCAGCGTGTTCTGCGCTTCCATCGTCTCCCGCAAACTGCGGGGATCGACGCGGGTGAGCAACACTCGGTGGCTGACTCCAGCCGGTTTGACCGCCGCTCGCACGGTTTCAATCAGCACTGCTAAATCCATCGGGGCCGGTGGAGTGGGCAGGACCAAATAGTCTGCTGAGGCGATCGCCGCTGCCAGTGCTTTGGATGCCAGTGCGGGTGGGGTGTCTACCACTACTACTTCATAATCGCCGATTTGCGGCACGCGATCCAACTTTGCTGGGCTGGCGATCGGTTGTACGTCAAATCCCAGACCCGTTTCGCTTCTTTTAGCCCACCAGGTGGCCGAGCCCTGCGGATCGGCATCGAGCACGAGCACGCGCCGGTCTTTTGCGGCAAAGGCTGCTGCCAGATTGATGGCCGTGGTGGTTTTGGCAACGCCGCCTTTGCCATTTACGATCGCCACAACGCGCAGAGAGTTTGGCAACGTTAACTCCTCTCGGGGGTTTCCTATGGGGACGACTATACCGTTTTGCAGCGGTTCCATCTCCTACAATTGGCGACATGGCTTGCAATTCGTTACAGGAGCCCCTATGAGCGCTTTGGAGCTAGTCAGCTCAGTTTTTGCCTTTTCCTCTCCCGGTCCCGTGTTGGTGCAGCTAGGGCCGCTGGCGATTCGCTGGTATGGCCTGTTGATTGCATTAGCAGTGGTGCTGGGGTTGTGGCTGGCCGGTCAGTTGGCCAAAAGACGCGGCATCGACCCCGATTTGATGGGGGATTTAGTGGTGTGGCTAATCGTGGGAGCGATCCCGATGGCGCGAATTTATTATGTAATCTTTCGATGGGATTTTTACCGCCAAAATCTGGGGGAGGCGATCGCCATTTGGCACGGGGGAATTGCGATTCACGGTGCGATCTTGGGGGGTACGATCGCGACACTCATTTTTGCCAAGCTCAAGCAGCTCCAATTTTGGCAATTGGCAGATATTTTGGCCCCTTGTTTGATTATGGGGCAGGCGATCGGTCGCTGGGGAAATTTCTTTAATTCCGAGGCGTTTGGCGTTCCCACCGATCTACCCTGGAAGCTCTATATTCCGCCATTGAACCGTCCGCCAGGGTTGGAGTCTTACGAGTTTTTCCACCCGACGTTTTTATACGAGTCATTGTGGAATGTGGGGGTGCTCGTGTTGCTGCTCGGTCTGTTTTTTAAGTGGCCGAAGGCGAAGCCGGGAACGCTGATTTGCGTCTATGCGATCGCCTACAGTTTGGGGCGCGTCTGGATTGAGGGATTGCGGATCGACAGCCTCTATCTGGGGCCGTTGCGAATTGCCCAGGTGGTGAGTGTTGTCTTGATTGGCCTGGGGCTATTGGGTTTGGCGTGGCTGTATGGGGCAAAGCGCCAGTTGCCGGATGTGACTCCTCCCGATCGGGCGGCAGGACAAGCTTGAAACATGGACTACCTGCTGCAGCATAGAATCGTTAAATAT is from Synechococcus sp. PCC 7336 and encodes:
- a CDS encoding IS66 family transposase → MFPEVCSDCGARLRGRDSHPHRHQQIELPPIVPRVSEYQLHQLTCDRCGCATRASLPVGVSSLGYGERLTAVVALLSGSYRQSHRQVQGLMRDLFNLTVSRGGVSRLRQQMSAAVSETVAQAKTYVHSQAVLHSDETGFEQTNRDGLNPEERQGWLWVLFTPMVSFFEVVLSRSQATSKALIGEAFAGIVNSHRYSAYNWIALNQRQLCWAHLKRDLTAIAERSGVSQEIGEALLRRERRLFGWWHQCRAGTLSRSSLMACVEHLRAGFKAELEAAAALPIANGETTPLAKTVRTCCKLLTLEPALWTFVYTAGIEPTNNAAERALRPRRSPRLALARSH
- a CDS encoding Uma2 family endonuclease is translated as MQRSGPCDLGDLLAWHWRDRTDWFWGINLAVYYKLNTPAIVPDGFLSLGVEQFDRSDGRQSYVVWHEGALPILVVEYVSRSYGQEYGSKMKDYASIGVLYYAIYNPVYCSRKRRQPLEIYRLEGDRYVLLEGDPVWLPEIGLGLGREFGTYRNCQREWLYWYDREGNRLTAPAEVAEQERLLREQESQRAERERLLREQESQRAERERQLREQLLDKLRQKGIDPDTL
- a CDS encoding AAA family ATPase; its protein translation is MEPLQNGIVVPIGNPREELTLPNSLRVVAIVNGKGGVAKTTTAINLAAAFAAKDRRVLVLDADPQGSATWWAKRSETGLGFDVQPIASPAKLDRVPQIGDYEVVVVDTPPALASKALAAAIASADYLVLPTPPAPMDLAVLIETVRAAVKPAGVSHRVLLTRVDPRSLRETMEAQNTLLDLGIPAFHAFVRAYKAHERAALEGMTILQWKGKQAREAQADYRRVAEELQRDWRN
- the lgt gene encoding prolipoprotein diacylglyceryl transferase produces the protein MSALELVSSVFAFSSPGPVLVQLGPLAIRWYGLLIALAVVLGLWLAGQLAKRRGIDPDLMGDLVVWLIVGAIPMARIYYVIFRWDFYRQNLGEAIAIWHGGIAIHGAILGGTIATLIFAKLKQLQFWQLADILAPCLIMGQAIGRWGNFFNSEAFGVPTDLPWKLYIPPLNRPPGLESYEFFHPTFLYESLWNVGVLVLLLGLFFKWPKAKPGTLICVYAIAYSLGRVWIEGLRIDSLYLGPLRIAQVVSVVLIGLGLLGLAWLYGAKRQLPDVTPPDRAAGQA